The Paraburkholderia megapolitana genomic sequence GGTCCTCTTTCTTCAACGCCCCTAACTCCCTCTAACCCCTGCCCGCCATGCCTGAAATCCAGCCTCCGCCCACCGTCGACCTCGCGCACGGCGCATCCCTGCTCCGCTTCGCTCCGCAAGCGGGCGGTCGCCTGCTGTCGTGGCATATCGACGGCAAGCCCGTCATTCACTGGCCCGATCACGCGGACTGGAGCCATCCCTCGAAAATCCGCGGCGGCAATCCGCTGCTGTTTCCGTTTCTCGGACGACACCGCGTCGACGGCAAAATCGGCTTCTGGCGCGATGCGCACGGCACGGTGCGCGAAGTGCCGATGCACGGTTTCGCCCGCGACTTGCCGTTCGACACCAAGGTCGCCGTCGACGGCCAAAGCCTGCATATGACGCTCGCCGACAGCGCCGCGACGCGCACCGGCTATCCGTTCGGCTTTCGCTTCGAAGCCGTGTACCGGCTCGCCGACGACCACACACTCGACGTCGAACTCACCACCACCAACACCGGCGACACCGCGCTGCCCTACTACGCGGGCCATCACTTCTACCTCGAGCTGCCGCACGAACAACGTGGCGAAACCGTGCTCGAGCTGCCGCCCACCCAGCGCCGCTACCAGTTGCCGGACGGCTCGATCAGCGCCGCGGAACCCGGCGAGCCGCGCTATACGCTCGACGAAACGCGCATCATCGACCGCTTCCACTGTCTCGAGGGCGTGTCGGACCAGCCGGTACGGCTCATCGCGCCCGGCCTGAACCGCGTCGTGACGATCGATCTGCGGCGCCCCGGCTCGCTCGACTGGTACGCGGTCACTACATGGACCGAAGCGCCGGATTCCGACTTTTATTGTGTCGAGCCGTGGCTCGGGCTGCCCGATGCGATTCACAACGGCCTCGGTCTGCGCCGGCTCGAACCGGGCCACAGCGAAACGGCCGCGCTGCGCATCAAGGTCGAGACGCTCCGCTGACCTGCGCTCACCATCCGCCGCCGCGCCGTTTTCGCGTGTCCGGATGCAAAACCGTTAGAATCGGACGTTTTGCCTCTGCCGCGTGATCGGGATCGGCGCGCGGCGGCGCTTTGCGAGGTCCAATGCTGGGAACAACAATCAGACGGCTCGCCTGCGTGCCGGTTACCGCTGTACTCGTCACGATGCTCGCCGCATGCGGTTCCGCGCCGGTCGGGCCAGGTTACTACCGCGTCGAACGCGGCGACACGCTTTCGAAGATCGCGCGCAGCAACCGGCAGTCGACGTCGAGCATCGCCCGCTGGAACAATCTGTCGAATCCCGATTCGCTCGAGGTCGGTCAGGTGCTGCGCGTCGCGCCGCCCGCCGGATCGGTGAGCACCGCGGGCAGCGCACGCGGCAGCGGCAGTACCGGCAGCACGCGGACGCCGGCGCCGAGTAGCGCGCCGACCGAAACCGCGGACGCGCCCGTCAGCGCACCTGCCACATCGATATCGCTGATCTGGCCGGCCAACGGCACGGTCGTGAGAACCTTCGACGGCAAGAACTCGAAGGGCATCGACATCACCAACACGGCCGGCACGCCGGTCGTCGCGGCGGCTGCCGGGTCGGTGGTCTATGCCGGGAACGGTTTGCGCGGCTACGGCAATCTGCTGATCATCAAGCACAACTCGGAATACCTGACCGCCTATGCGCATAACCGGGCGCTCTTCGTGAAAGAAGGTCAGGCGGTGACG encodes the following:
- a CDS encoding peptidoglycan DD-metalloendopeptidase family protein, which encodes MLGTTIRRLACVPVTAVLVTMLAACGSAPVGPGYYRVERGDTLSKIARSNRQSTSSIARWNNLSNPDSLEVGQVLRVAPPAGSVSTAGSARGSGSTGSTRTPAPSSAPTETADAPVSAPATSISLIWPANGTVVRTFDGKNSKGIDITNTAGTPVVAAAAGSVVYAGNGLRGYGNLLIIKHNSEYLTAYAHNRALFVKEGQAVTQGQKIAEMGDTDSDRVVLHFELRYQGRSIDPSRALPPR
- a CDS encoding aldose epimerase family protein, which codes for MPEIQPPPTVDLAHGASLLRFAPQAGGRLLSWHIDGKPVIHWPDHADWSHPSKIRGGNPLLFPFLGRHRVDGKIGFWRDAHGTVREVPMHGFARDLPFDTKVAVDGQSLHMTLADSAATRTGYPFGFRFEAVYRLADDHTLDVELTTTNTGDTALPYYAGHHFYLELPHEQRGETVLELPPTQRRYQLPDGSISAAEPGEPRYTLDETRIIDRFHCLEGVSDQPVRLIAPGLNRVVTIDLRRPGSLDWYAVTTWTEAPDSDFYCVEPWLGLPDAIHNGLGLRRLEPGHSETAALRIKVETLR